A genomic stretch from Desulfolutivibrio sulfodismutans DSM 3696 includes:
- the ychF gene encoding redox-regulated ATPase YchF has product MSLSIGIVGLPNVGKSTLFNALTKAQNAQAANYPFCTIEPNTAVVPVPDARLAALAELVDPKVVTPATVRFVDIAGLVKGASQGEGLGNRFLANIRETGVVLHVVRAFAEDDVVHVHGGVDPARDMEIIETELILADAQTMETRVERLKKQAKPGGKDKEASEALACAERLLAHLMTGQPAASVPDADEPAMAAFLAENRPITAKKVIYCANVDEGDISGESPAAQAVAEHAAARGAGFAVVCARMEEELAGMDEAERQEFLASYGVVKSGLDQVIATGYETLGLISYFTAGPKEVRAWTVRRGSRAPQAAAEIHTDFEKGFIRAEIISYEEYVRHGSEAKCRAAGVMRLEGKDYEVRDGDVIHFLFNV; this is encoded by the coding sequence ATGTCGCTTTCCATCGGCATCGTGGGGCTTCCCAACGTGGGCAAGTCCACCCTGTTCAACGCCCTGACCAAGGCCCAGAACGCCCAGGCCGCCAATTATCCCTTCTGCACCATCGAACCCAACACGGCCGTGGTGCCCGTGCCCGACGCGCGGCTTGCGGCCCTGGCGGAGCTGGTGGACCCCAAGGTGGTGACCCCGGCCACGGTGCGCTTCGTGGACATCGCCGGGCTGGTCAAGGGGGCGAGCCAGGGCGAGGGCCTGGGCAACCGCTTTCTGGCCAACATCCGGGAGACCGGGGTGGTGTTGCATGTGGTGCGGGCCTTTGCCGAGGACGACGTGGTGCATGTCCACGGCGGCGTGGACCCGGCCCGGGACATGGAGATCATCGAGACCGAACTGATCCTGGCCGACGCCCAGACCATGGAGACCCGGGTGGAGCGCCTGAAAAAGCAGGCCAAGCCCGGGGGCAAGGACAAGGAGGCGTCCGAGGCCCTGGCCTGCGCGGAAAGGCTTTTGGCCCACCTCATGACCGGGCAGCCCGCCGCCAGCGTGCCGGATGCGGACGAGCCGGCCATGGCCGCATTTTTGGCCGAGAATAGGCCGATCACCGCCAAAAAGGTCATCTACTGCGCCAACGTGGACGAGGGCGACATCAGCGGCGAGAGCCCGGCGGCCCAGGCCGTGGCCGAACATGCCGCCGCCCGGGGGGCGGGGTTCGCCGTGGTCTGCGCCCGCATGGAGGAGGAACTGGCCGGGATGGACGAGGCCGAGCGGCAGGAGTTTCTGGCCTCCTACGGGGTGGTCAAAAGCGGCCTGGATCAGGTCATCGCCACGGGCTACGAGACGCTTGGGCTCATCAGCTATTTCACGGCCGGACCCAAGGAGGTGCGGGCCTGGACCGTGCGCCGGGGGTCCCGCGCCCCCCAGGCCGCAGCCGAGATCCATACGGACTTCGAAAAAGGATTCATCCGGGCCGAGATCATCTCCTACGAGGAATACGTGCGCCACGGCTCCGAGGCCAAGTGTCGCGCCGCCGGGGTCATGCGCCTGGAGGGCAAGGACTACGAGGTGCGCGACGGCGACGTCAT